One stretch of Candidatus Bathyarchaeota archaeon DNA includes these proteins:
- a CDS encoding polyprenyl synthetase family protein, whose amino-acid sequence MEIGVEKFLEKQVAVIDEMIEKYIPRKFEKDAVVFDLSAPRYAYNLEALDKAIAEPIWEFLDRGGKRWRPSLFLLICEALGKSPKDFLEYAIIPEVIHNGTLMVDDIEDQSELRRGKPCTYKLFGLDIAINSGNAMYYLPLLSLVKNRDKIPPATLNKAYEIYVQEMINLSFGQAMDIAWHRGLADADKIGEQDYLQMCAYKTGTLARIAARLAAVLSGADDELTEILGRFAEAVGVAFQIQDDVLDLTGKAFTEKKGALGMDVSEGKRTLIVIYTLQKATSIDRKRLNEILTMHTNEQKLRDEAIAIMEKYNAIDYAKKYARKIVRESWNNVDKLLPASAAKEKLRAFADYLIERKI is encoded by the coding sequence ATGGAGATTGGTGTTGAGAAGTTTTTAGAAAAGCAAGTTGCTGTTATTGATGAGATGATTGAAAAATATATCCCGAGAAAATTTGAGAAAGACGCAGTTGTCTTTGATCTTAGTGCGCCAAGATACGCGTACAACCTCGAGGCTTTAGACAAAGCAATTGCGGAGCCTATCTGGGAGTTTCTCGACCGAGGCGGAAAACGTTGGAGACCCAGCCTATTTCTATTAATCTGCGAAGCCCTAGGAAAGAGTCCCAAAGACTTCCTAGAATACGCCATAATCCCCGAAGTCATACACAACGGAACGTTGATGGTAGACGACATAGAAGACCAATCAGAACTCCGCAGAGGCAAACCGTGCACCTACAAGCTGTTCGGCTTGGACATAGCCATAAACTCTGGCAACGCTATGTATTACCTTCCCCTCTTGTCTCTTGTTAAAAATCGAGACAAAATCCCACCTGCCACATTGAACAAGGCTTACGAGATTTACGTGCAAGAAATGATTAACCTCAGCTTCGGCCAAGCTATGGATATCGCGTGGCACAGAGGACTTGCAGATGCTGACAAGATAGGTGAGCAGGATTATTTGCAGATGTGTGCTTACAAGACTGGAACTTTAGCTAGGATAGCGGCAAGGCTGGCTGCAGTTTTGTCGGGTGCTGATGACGAGTTGACTGAAATATTGGGACGTTTTGCAGAGGCGGTTGGTGTTGCTTTTCAGATACAAGATGATGTCTTAGACTTAACTGGAAAAGCGTTTACTGAGAAGAAAGGGGCGCTGGGAATGGACGTTTCTGAAGGCAAACGGACATTGATTGTTATTTATACTTTGCAAAAAGCAACATCTATAGACAGAAAGCGACTTAACGAAATTTTAACCATGCACACAAACGAGCAGAAACTACGTGACGAAGCCATAGCCATTATGGAGAAGTACAACGCTATTGACTATGCAAAAAAGTATGCACGTAAAATCGTGAGAGAAAGCTGGAACAATGTTGACAAGCTACTCCCTGCTTCAGCTGCAAAAGAAAAATTAAGAGCCTTTGCAGACTATCTTATCGAAAGAAAAATCTGA
- the fni gene encoding type 2 isopentenyl-diphosphate Delta-isomerase: MPNQTENRKAEHIKISLEEDVGARRITTGFENVYFVHQALPEIDRDKIRLTTNIFSHKFSAPIFVGAMTGGTREATKINTFIAKAVEELGLGMGVGSQRAAIEEPKLESTYKIVRKKAPDAFLVANIGAPQLVQGYGVKEAEKAVEMIEADALAIHLNPLQEAIQPEGEAGYAGVLQKIEEIAKALQIPIIVKETGAGMSAEVAKKLERVGVKGIDVSGAGGTSWAAVEYYRAKAAEDVFRRRLGESFWDWGIHTVASLVEVSHSTKLTVIASGGVRTGTDVAKALALGASLASMSTPILRPATKSASEVKKALNFFVEELRNAMFLVGAESVDELKKAPVVLLGKTAEWLEKRGFKPELYARR, translated from the coding sequence TTGCCTAATCAGACAGAGAATAGAAAAGCTGAACACATAAAAATCTCCTTAGAAGAAGATGTAGGGGCTAGACGAATTACTACTGGTTTTGAAAATGTCTACTTCGTGCACCAAGCTTTGCCTGAAATTGACCGCGACAAAATCCGTCTCACTACGAATATCTTCAGCCACAAATTTTCTGCTCCAATTTTTGTTGGTGCCATGACTGGAGGTACAAGAGAAGCCACAAAAATCAACACGTTTATCGCCAAAGCAGTTGAGGAGCTTGGCTTAGGAATGGGTGTTGGAAGCCAAAGAGCCGCGATAGAAGAACCTAAACTAGAATCGACTTATAAAATTGTTAGAAAAAAGGCGCCAGACGCCTTTTTAGTTGCCAACATTGGAGCGCCTCAACTTGTACAAGGATATGGCGTGAAGGAGGCTGAAAAGGCGGTGGAAATGATTGAAGCCGATGCTTTGGCTATTCATTTGAATCCGTTGCAGGAAGCGATTCAACCAGAAGGTGAGGCAGGTTATGCTGGTGTTCTTCAGAAAATAGAGGAGATAGCAAAGGCGCTTCAAATACCCATAATTGTAAAGGAAACAGGAGCAGGCATGTCTGCTGAGGTTGCTAAGAAGCTAGAACGGGTTGGAGTGAAAGGTATTGATGTTTCTGGTGCTGGTGGAACGAGCTGGGCAGCTGTAGAGTATTATCGGGCAAAAGCTGCTGAAGACGTGTTTCGCCGACGGTTGGGCGAGAGCTTCTGGGACTGGGGCATACATACCGTAGCAAGTCTCGTCGAAGTCAGCCACTCTACAAAACTTACAGTTATAGCCTCAGGTGGAGTGCGAACAGGCACAGATGTGGCAAAAGCATTAGCGCTAGGCGCGAGTCTAGCCAGCATGTCCACCCCTATACTACGTCCAGCTACTAAAAGCGCAAGTGAAGTGAAGAAAGCTTTGAATTTCTTTGTTGAAGAGTTGAGAAACGCCATGTTTCTTGTCGGCGCAGAATCGGTGGACGAGTTAAAGAAGGCTCCTGTGGTGTTGTTGGGAAAGACAGCGGAGTGGTTGGAAAAGCGAGGTTTCAAACCTGAATTGTATGCGAGGCGATGA
- the mvk gene encoding mevalonate kinase: MVSLAVTASAPAKIILFGEHFVVYGEPAIVLAIDKRAYVTVTLRNDKRIRVLSRDLGVAGYFENNRFSAEKGKENIRAKLEPIMVAARKVLGQHRGKNVGVSVEINSSIPVAAGLGSSAAVAAATALAMSRLLNVELAQEDVFQIAYDAEKLIHGTPSGVDPTIATYGGVVLYQRNKGFTRLEVAADILLVIGNTCIERSTGSLVAEVKRIHDSYPSIVEPVIKSGGEVACAAVKALQNGDLALLGELMNINHALLYAVGVSNESLERLVFAARKAGALGAKLTGAGGGGCIIALAKPKNLKHVQKAIEQAGGRAFVARRTADGAKIEEQS; the protein is encoded by the coding sequence GTGGTGTCTTTGGCAGTAACAGCCTCTGCACCAGCCAAAATAATACTGTTCGGCGAGCACTTCGTCGTTTACGGCGAGCCAGCAATCGTGTTAGCCATTGACAAGCGCGCCTATGTAACAGTAACTCTGCGAAATGACAAACGTATACGTGTGCTTTCAAGAGATTTAGGCGTGGCTGGTTATTTCGAAAATAATCGTTTTTCAGCAGAAAAAGGCAAAGAAAACATCCGAGCTAAACTGGAACCGATAATGGTTGCAGCAAGGAAAGTCTTAGGCCAACATCGTGGAAAGAATGTGGGCGTCAGTGTTGAGATTAACTCCTCAATTCCAGTTGCCGCAGGGCTAGGTTCCTCCGCAGCGGTAGCGGCTGCAACCGCACTTGCAATGAGCAGATTGCTGAATGTAGAATTAGCACAGGAAGATGTTTTTCAGATTGCCTATGACGCTGAGAAGCTGATTCACGGCACTCCCTCGGGCGTAGACCCTACAATTGCAACGTATGGCGGCGTCGTATTATATCAAAGGAATAAGGGTTTCACTCGGTTGGAAGTGGCTGCTGACATTCTTCTTGTTATCGGAAACACCTGCATAGAAAGATCTACTGGAAGCTTAGTTGCGGAAGTGAAAAGGATACATGACTCGTATCCGTCCATTGTTGAGCCAGTAATAAAGAGTGGAGGCGAAGTTGCTTGTGCTGCTGTCAAGGCGTTGCAAAATGGCGACTTAGCACTGTTAGGCGAGCTTATGAACATCAATCACGCCCTTCTTTATGCTGTCGGCGTTTCAAACGAATCGTTAGAAAGACTGGTGTTCGCAGCAAGGAAAGCTGGAGCGTTAGGTGCAAAATTGACAGGCGCAGGGGGAGGGGGCTGCATTATTGCTTTAGCCAAACCGAAGAATTTAAAGCATGTCCAAAAAGCTATTGAGCAGGCTGGCGGAAGGGCTTTTGTTGCTAGAAGAACTGCGGACGGAGCTAAAATTGAAGAGCAGAGCTGA
- a CDS encoding ABC transporter ATP-binding protein — protein sequence MPKIQLKGVTKRFGKKILAVDNVSLEVHDKEYFSLIGPSGCGKTTLLRAIAGLIHPTKGKIYIDDALVNNVPPEDRGIGFVFQTYALFPHMNVFDNVTYGPRVKAWEEKKAASLGRETLEMVKLEKRFDAYPHELSGGMMQRVAVARALAAGSKILLLDEPLGALDAKIRNELRYEIRRLVKDLGLTAIHVTHDQAEAMAISDRIAVMKKGRILQVGTPYELYMKPQQIFVANFIGESNFLEGRVTGVKGDVATVRLRGDLKVSAKKNKAAQMDKRVVLAVRPEAFEIAKGRKNLVNGLNGVIEKVRFEGTDIRYEIRLANDDSIIVVRPSLGGEWLKEADEVTVGFSPEKSHMFLYPPKGLMAELEVE from the coding sequence ATGCCGAAAATACAATTGAAAGGAGTAACAAAACGTTTCGGAAAGAAAATTCTAGCAGTTGACAACGTTAGCTTAGAAGTTCACGATAAAGAATATTTTTCACTCATAGGACCAAGCGGCTGCGGAAAAACAACATTACTCAGAGCAATTGCAGGCCTAATTCATCCAACCAAAGGAAAAATCTACATAGACGACGCCTTAGTCAACAATGTCCCTCCAGAAGACCGTGGAATCGGCTTCGTCTTTCAAACTTATGCCTTGTTTCCACACATGAATGTTTTCGACAACGTAACCTACGGACCCAGAGTAAAAGCTTGGGAAGAGAAAAAAGCTGCGAGCCTCGGTCGTGAAACGTTGGAGATGGTGAAGCTGGAAAAGCGTTTTGATGCTTACCCACACGAGTTAAGTGGTGGCATGATGCAACGTGTCGCAGTGGCGAGGGCATTAGCCGCTGGCTCAAAAATTCTTCTGTTAGACGAACCTCTCGGCGCTTTGGATGCAAAAATTCGTAATGAACTTAGATACGAAATCAGACGACTTGTGAAGGACTTGGGATTAACGGCTATCCACGTAACTCACGATCAAGCGGAGGCAATGGCTATTTCTGACAGAATCGCTGTTATGAAAAAAGGTCGCATACTTCAGGTGGGAACGCCTTACGAGTTGTATATGAAACCTCAGCAGATTTTTGTGGCTAATTTTATCGGAGAATCCAATTTTCTCGAAGGACGAGTGACTGGAGTCAAAGGTGACGTGGCAACGGTGAGATTACGTGGTGACTTGAAAGTTAGCGCCAAGAAAAACAAGGCAGCCCAGATGGATAAGAGGGTTGTTTTGGCAGTTAGACCTGAAGCTTTCGAGATAGCAAAGGGACGGAAAAATTTGGTAAATGGGTTAAATGGAGTTATTGAGAAAGTTCGGTTTGAAGGAACGGATATTCGCTACGAAATTCGCTTAGCTAATGATGACTCAATTATTGTTGTAAGGCCGAGTTTGGGAGGGGAATGGCTCAAAGAGGCTGATGAGGTAACAGTTGGGTTTTCGCCTGAGAAAAGCCACATGTTCTTATATCCGCCGAAGGGTTTAATGGCTGAGCTGGAAGTGGAATAA
- a CDS encoding isopentenyl phosphate kinase, which produces MSRLAEGLLLLEELRTELKLKSRAEAKLMVLKLGGSVITDKGKPMTPNLDAIQRLAKEIADANVERLIIVHGGGSFGHPLAKQYKIKEGYEDPSQIEGFSKTHQAMLELNKLVVDALIRHNIAAFSVSPSSCIVTKARRIQIFYNSTLIQLLDIGFVPVLFGDAVLDNNIGFTILSGDQLVATLATKFKANKIIIGADVDGLHTADPKTDDSAQLIPHITLQELKTLLHNIEKAKVTDVTGGMLGKILELIPAIDADIPTIIVNAAEECNVYKALREEKVVSTLIEKE; this is translated from the coding sequence TTGAGCAGGCTGGCGGAAGGGCTTTTGTTGCTAGAAGAACTGCGGACGGAGCTAAAATTGAAGAGCAGAGCTGAAGCCAAGTTGATGGTTTTGAAGCTCGGCGGCTCCGTGATAACAGATAAAGGAAAACCCATGACTCCCAACCTAGATGCCATACAGCGGCTGGCAAAGGAAATAGCTGACGCAAATGTTGAACGTTTAATTATAGTGCATGGCGGCGGCAGCTTCGGTCATCCTCTAGCAAAACAATACAAGATCAAAGAAGGCTACGAAGATCCATCACAAATTGAAGGCTTTTCAAAAACCCATCAAGCCATGCTTGAACTGAACAAACTAGTTGTGGATGCTCTAATACGCCATAATATTGCTGCTTTTTCTGTTTCTCCGTCGTCCTGCATAGTTACGAAGGCTAGACGAATTCAAATCTTCTACAACAGCACGTTAATCCAGCTTTTAGACATAGGGTTTGTGCCTGTGCTTTTTGGAGACGCAGTTCTAGACAACAACATAGGATTCACAATACTCTCTGGTGATCAGCTAGTTGCCACCTTAGCAACAAAGTTCAAGGCTAATAAGATAATTATTGGCGCTGACGTAGATGGACTACACACAGCAGATCCGAAGACTGACGATTCTGCACAACTAATACCGCACATCACATTGCAGGAATTGAAAACTTTGCTACACAATATTGAGAAAGCAAAAGTAACCGACGTGACAGGGGGGATGTTGGGCAAAATTTTAGAACTGATACCAGCTATTGACGCTGACATTCCGACGATAATTGTTAATGCTGCCGAGGAATGTAATGTTTACAAGGCGCTTAGGGAAGAAAAAGTAGTCAGTACATTAATCGAAAAAGAGTGA
- a CDS encoding glutamate--tRNA ligase yields the protein MTSLSFNAELREKIKKIALLNAVRHEGKAYPAPVIGKLLAEKPRLKAKVKEIVPIVAEVVEEVNSLCFEEQRKIVEENWPEALVREKVEEEKRLPPLPNVDKYKVVVTRFSPNPDAPIHLGSARAIILCHEYAKMYGGKFLVRFEDTDPKLKRPQLQFYDFIKEDLKWLECEPDEYIIQSDRLPIYYEHAERLLKEGNAYICTCKSEAFKKLILAKKPCSCRSVLPEEQLKRWQKMFDGTYKEGDAVVRVKTDLTHPNPAVRDWPALRIIDTETYPHPRVGSKYRVWPLYNLACGVDDHLMGVTHIIRGKEHLTNQTRQEYMYRYFGWTYPEAIHYGRMKITGASLSKSKIVQGMRDGLYKSWDDPRLATFAALRRRGIQADATKRLIVDVGPKTQDVTLSWENLYAYNRRIIEPKANRYFFVHNPKKLIVRYLPKPFAAKIPLHPDYPERGFRQFNVIPKDGVARFWVATKDVERMEKGRVIRFMELFNIRIDCMEEDVVKAMFHSQEYGEAKKVKAPLIHWIPENTVVKCQVVLQDASVAKGLVEESCKQLQVDAVVQFERFGFVRIDSDEDGLTTAYYCHR from the coding sequence GTGACTTCGTTGTCTTTTAACGCCGAACTTAGAGAAAAAATAAAGAAAATTGCATTGCTAAATGCTGTTCGCCATGAAGGAAAAGCGTATCCAGCGCCAGTTATCGGTAAGTTACTTGCTGAAAAACCGCGTTTGAAAGCGAAGGTTAAGGAGATAGTGCCCATTGTGGCAGAGGTTGTTGAAGAAGTTAACAGCCTCTGTTTTGAAGAGCAGAGAAAGATTGTGGAAGAGAATTGGCCTGAGGCTCTCGTTCGAGAGAAAGTTGAAGAGGAGAAGAGGCTTCCACCTTTGCCAAACGTAGACAAGTATAAAGTGGTTGTGACGCGTTTTTCTCCTAACCCCGACGCGCCTATTCATCTCGGCTCTGCGAGGGCGATAATTCTGTGTCATGAATATGCAAAGATGTATGGGGGAAAGTTTCTTGTGCGCTTTGAAGACACTGACCCCAAACTGAAACGTCCGCAGCTACAGTTTTACGACTTTATAAAAGAGGACTTAAAATGGTTAGAATGTGAGCCTGACGAGTATATTATTCAAAGCGACCGTTTACCCATCTATTACGAACATGCAGAGCGATTGCTTAAAGAGGGCAATGCTTACATTTGCACCTGCAAGTCTGAAGCGTTCAAAAAACTGATTTTAGCCAAAAAACCATGCTCCTGCCGCAGCGTGCTGCCTGAAGAACAGTTAAAACGTTGGCAAAAAATGTTCGATGGCACTTACAAGGAAGGAGATGCTGTTGTCCGCGTCAAAACAGACCTTACACATCCGAATCCAGCGGTTCGAGATTGGCCGGCACTGCGCATAATCGACACCGAGACTTATCCGCATCCTCGAGTTGGCAGCAAATATCGTGTTTGGCCGCTATACAACCTTGCATGCGGCGTAGACGACCACCTCATGGGCGTGACTCACATAATACGTGGAAAAGAGCACTTGACTAATCAGACTCGACAGGAGTACATGTATCGCTATTTCGGCTGGACGTACCCAGAAGCCATTCATTATGGACGAATGAAAATCACTGGGGCGTCCTTGAGCAAATCGAAGATTGTGCAAGGCATGCGTGATGGACTCTATAAAAGCTGGGACGATCCAAGGTTGGCTACCTTTGCAGCTCTTAGACGTAGAGGCATACAAGCAGACGCAACAAAACGGTTGATCGTCGATGTGGGACCTAAAACGCAAGACGTGACGCTCAGCTGGGAAAATCTGTACGCATACAACCGAAGGATAATTGAACCTAAAGCAAACCGTTACTTCTTTGTGCACAACCCAAAAAAACTGATTGTACGCTATCTTCCCAAACCATTTGCAGCAAAAATTCCCTTGCATCCTGATTATCCGGAAAGGGGTTTTCGACAATTCAACGTCATACCAAAAGATGGTGTTGCGCGGTTTTGGGTGGCAACAAAAGATGTTGAGAGAATGGAAAAAGGCCGAGTAATACGGTTTATGGAGTTGTTCAATATAAGGATAGACTGTATGGAAGAAGATGTTGTGAAGGCGATGTTTCATAGCCAAGAGTATGGGGAAGCTAAGAAAGTTAAGGCGCCTTTAATTCATTGGATTCCTGAAAATACCGTCGTAAAGTGTCAAGTGGTGTTACAAGATGCGTCTGTTGCTAAGGGCTTAGTTGAAGAGAGTTGTAAGCAGCTACAAGTTGATGCTGTCGTGCAGTTTGAAAGGTTTGGCTTCGTAAGAATAGACAGCGACGAAGACGGCTTAACTACCGCTTATTATTGTCATCGTTGA
- the amrB gene encoding AmmeMemoRadiSam system protein B: MKIRRSCQAGSFYAGIPEALKKQIENCFTHKLGPGKIPIVQKGSRNVVGLICPHAGYMYSGPVAAHSYSCLAADGKPHVIVIFGPNHTGQGSGLAVMKEGVWRTPLGDVQIDKETADQILRKSGIIDVDELAHVFEHSIEVQLPFLQYLYGSAFTFVPVSFLMQDFESSREVGQAVAEALDGKNAVIIASTDMTHYEPHELAEKKDRKALSALEKLDEKEFYSTIERYHITACGYGPVVALITAAKLFGAKKGQILCYKTSGDVTGDYSAVVGYASAAFTK; the protein is encoded by the coding sequence GTGAAAATAAGGAGATCATGCCAAGCGGGAAGTTTCTACGCTGGCATTCCAGAAGCATTAAAAAAACAGATAGAAAACTGCTTCACCCACAAACTGGGCCCTGGGAAGATTCCAATTGTGCAAAAGGGCTCAAGAAATGTTGTTGGCTTAATTTGTCCTCACGCTGGTTATATGTACTCAGGTCCAGTGGCTGCCCATTCATACTCCTGTTTGGCTGCTGACGGTAAGCCACATGTCATCGTGATTTTTGGTCCAAATCACACTGGGCAAGGTAGCGGGTTAGCGGTTATGAAGGAAGGAGTTTGGCGAACACCCTTAGGTGACGTACAAATCGACAAAGAAACTGCAGACCAGATTTTGCGCAAATCAGGAATTATTGATGTAGACGAGTTGGCGCATGTTTTTGAGCATTCTATTGAAGTTCAGCTTCCTTTTCTACAGTATCTTTACGGCTCAGCTTTCACGTTCGTACCCGTAAGTTTTCTGATGCAAGATTTTGAGTCAAGCCGTGAAGTGGGTCAAGCTGTCGCAGAGGCTTTGGATGGAAAAAACGCTGTAATAATCGCCTCTACAGACATGACACATTATGAGCCCCACGAGTTAGCGGAAAAGAAAGATAGGAAAGCGCTTAGTGCCTTAGAAAAGCTGGATGAAAAAGAGTTTTATTCAACTATTGAACGTTATCACATAACTGCCTGCGGTTATGGTCCAGTTGTGGCTCTTATTACTGCAGCCAAACTTTTCGGCGCCAAAAAAGGTCAAATTCTTTGCTATAAAACAAGCGGTGACGTTACAGGAGATTATTCGGCTGTTGTCGGTTACGCTTCTGCTGCGTTCACAAAATAG
- the rpsB gene encoding 30S ribosomal protein S2, whose translation MLSEKEENEKTENAGNIEKTNLQEKSDEELAVATEEELLLPRDTLLSAGIHIGTRMKTKDMDQFIYRVRPDGLFVLDVKKTDERIRIAAKFLSRFEPAKIAVVAARLYARYPATKFCEVTKATSIAGRFVPGLFSNPFYPKHIEPAVIIVSDPKADLQAVKEAGIMGIPVIALCSTDNEFSGVDFVIPTNNKGRRALAVIYWMLARQVLREKGELALDKDLELSIDDFEARISRVE comes from the coding sequence TTGCTGTCAGAAAAAGAAGAAAATGAAAAAACTGAGAATGCCGGGAATATCGAGAAGACGAATTTACAGGAAAAAAGTGATGAAGAATTAGCAGTGGCAACTGAAGAAGAACTCTTATTACCACGTGATACGCTACTCTCCGCAGGCATCCACATAGGCACACGTATGAAAACGAAAGACATGGATCAATTTATCTACCGTGTAAGACCTGACGGTTTGTTCGTGCTGGATGTTAAGAAAACAGATGAACGTATACGCATCGCAGCGAAATTCCTTTCAAGATTTGAACCAGCAAAAATCGCTGTTGTTGCAGCTCGACTTTATGCACGTTATCCAGCAACGAAGTTCTGTGAAGTAACAAAGGCAACATCTATTGCAGGAAGATTTGTTCCCGGGCTGTTCTCAAATCCTTTTTATCCAAAACACATCGAACCAGCAGTCATTATTGTTTCTGACCCGAAAGCTGATTTGCAAGCTGTGAAAGAAGCAGGGATTATGGGCATTCCAGTCATCGCATTGTGTAGCACTGATAACGAATTTTCTGGCGTAGACTTTGTGATTCCAACGAACAACAAGGGTCGAAGAGCTTTAGCAGTCATTTATTGGATGCTGGCGAGGCAAGTGCTTCGTGAGAAAGGAGAATTGGCGCTTGACAAAGACTTGGAGTTGTCCATTGACGATTTTGAAGCAAGAATATCACGAGTTGAATAG
- a CDS encoding winged helix-turn-helix domain-containing protein: protein MPRSRLEKYLSILEALVPQSLNFEDVSYEADIECRTLKRYLNFLISNNLVEERPLNKKRVVYAITERGLAVVKTLKAQRYLQKLKNILPVVEEASEVGPLLSKHVRQFEEES, encoded by the coding sequence ATGCCTCGTTCAAGATTAGAAAAGTATCTAAGCATTCTCGAAGCTCTGGTTCCTCAGTCTTTAAACTTTGAGGACGTTTCGTATGAGGCTGACATAGAGTGCAGGACGCTGAAGAGATACTTGAACTTTTTAATTTCAAATAATCTTGTCGAAGAACGACCTCTAAACAAGAAAAGAGTCGTTTACGCTATTACTGAAAGAGGATTGGCAGTAGTCAAAACGTTGAAAGCGCAAAGATACTTGCAGAAACTTAAGAATATTCTGCCAGTTGTTGAGGAAGCAAGCGAAGTTGGACCGTTACTTTCAAAGCATGTTCGCCAATTCGAAGAGGAAAGTTAG
- a CDS encoding ABC transporter permease subunit — MPKFKVAVLDKISSHKTIAYSIYIGAILFFLVLILIPPIFGIGLKWNLIGEITANPELMSRAVNAIWASFAVAIFVSIIDLVAGIPIAWFITRGKSRWLNVVDTLADIPFVVPTVTLGYSLLLFWSSPQGISSLFGDSLVSPGWLLVILLHFVFSFPVVVRVMVGALLDYQRTFEEAARTLGAPPFTVDRTVTFPILKPSLIGAFVLAFARSISETGATMMVAGIFFENGAIFVKNMKIQGQLGPLVFVSLILILISCAIFGAILFFGSKLNVPIQRVWPSFERKLSSKGVAATRDTLTLLVFSLLVIIPSLFVALPTFNAIMDGTINNAVSGSGIWQEYWSSLGLSYLVGGLATLLSILAGLPMAVLIARKRLGRSVSAVLNILINIPIIVPSTALGVSLSIFWTSSAFVPEIMLLILAHLSITYSYFVRSLVAAIERTDIELENAARIHGAKPFTVFRTIILPLTKYSLLAGAIMVLTRSVSETGATLAVVSQLRTVPVLLVEWLSEYQNNQLTTITPSDIGLGCGILIVLSFIVLLFLKLGAGRKAVY; from the coding sequence TTGCCCAAATTCAAAGTCGCAGTCTTGGACAAAATTTCATCTCATAAAACAATCGCATATTCAATCTACATTGGCGCCATACTTTTCTTTCTCGTGTTGATTCTGATTCCACCCATTTTCGGAATAGGCCTAAAATGGAACCTTATTGGAGAAATTACTGCAAACCCTGAGTTAATGTCCAGAGCAGTTAATGCCATTTGGGCATCCTTCGCAGTTGCCATCTTCGTTTCCATAATCGACCTTGTCGCTGGAATACCTATAGCATGGTTCATTACAAGGGGAAAATCCAGATGGCTAAACGTCGTAGACACACTTGCAGACATCCCCTTTGTAGTTCCAACAGTTACGCTAGGCTATTCTCTGCTTCTGTTTTGGAGCAGTCCCCAAGGAATTTCGTCTCTTTTTGGCGACAGTCTTGTTTCTCCAGGATGGCTCCTTGTAATACTTCTCCACTTTGTTTTTTCTTTCCCTGTGGTTGTAAGGGTTATGGTGGGAGCGCTTCTCGATTATCAACGCACTTTTGAAGAAGCGGCTAGAACACTAGGGGCGCCACCTTTCACTGTAGATAGAACCGTCACTTTCCCAATATTGAAGCCTAGTTTAATCGGTGCTTTCGTGTTGGCTTTTGCCAGATCAATTAGTGAAACAGGAGCGACGATGATGGTGGCTGGAATTTTTTTTGAAAACGGCGCAATCTTTGTAAAAAATATGAAAATCCAAGGTCAGCTAGGTCCTTTGGTTTTTGTAAGCCTGATACTAATATTAATCTCGTGCGCGATTTTCGGCGCGATACTTTTTTTTGGGTCGAAACTAAATGTTCCTATTCAACGTGTTTGGCCTTCGTTCGAAAGAAAGTTAAGTTCAAAAGGTGTAGCTGCTACTAGAGACACATTAACACTACTAGTCTTCTCCTTATTGGTCATAATTCCTTCACTTTTCGTAGCGTTACCGACGTTTAACGCGATAATGGACGGCACCATAAACAATGCAGTTTCGGGGTCTGGAATTTGGCAAGAGTATTGGTCAAGTTTAGGCTTGTCCTATCTTGTCGGAGGACTCGCAACATTATTAAGCATATTGGCAGGGCTGCCCATGGCGGTTTTAATTGCGCGAAAAAGGCTGGGAAGATCCGTTTCAGCTGTTTTAAACATCCTCATCAACATCCCAATAATTGTGCCTTCTACAGCTCTGGGAGTTTCTCTCAGTATTTTTTGGACTAGCTCTGCATTTGTGCCAGAGATAATGTTGCTAATTTTAGCACATCTTTCAATCACTTATTCCTACTTTGTAAGATCTTTGGTCGCTGCAATAGAGCGTACAGACATAGAATTAGAAAATGCTGCTCGTATTCATGGAGCTAAACCTTTTACTGTGTTCAGAACTATAATTTTGCCCTTGACGAAGTATTCGTTGCTTGCTGGTGCCATCATGGTGTTAACGAGAAGTGTAAGTGAAACTGGGGCAACTCTTGCTGTAGTGTCTCAGCTGCGAACAGTGCCCGTGCTACTTGTAGAATGGCTTAGCGAATATCAAAACAATCAGTTAACTACCATTACTCCATCCGACATTGGGTTAGGCTGCGGAATCCTCATCGTTCTTTCTTTTATAGTGCTACTTTTCCTTAAATTAGGAGCTGGGAGAAAAGCTGTCTACTAA